AAAAAGGTCATGAGCAAACTTACCTTTCCTTGGTATTCTGACACTATTTTTCTCTACAACTGGGTTCTTGTGGGAGCTGCTTTTAAACCATTTCAATGTCAGGTGTGTCAAAGATAAATAACAAATGCAATTCTCATAAAAATATCTCTTATGTCCTATAGATGCATAAACCCTTCAGCTTATGCCTCAATAAGTTCTGtgattgtttctttttattcccaATGAATATTATCCATAGATAACGTTTTAGAGGATAGTAGGAAAATCTTTGAAGATGTACATGCAGATTTTTGTGACATCAGAAAAATCCTGTTGAAATTCCAGGAATGGAAAGAGAAGTTTCCTGACTCTTACTGTGATGCTTACATCAGTTTCTGCCTGCCTAAGTTATTAAACCCATTGATCAGAGCTCATTTAATAAGTTGGAATCCTCTTGAGGTGGGTGCATCAGCTaacatttttgttaaaaattgtatctgtgtgtgtatgATGTATTAATAtgaagaatgatttttttttcctataccTAGCACAGTGAATTAGAAATTAAGAAACCTAGTGTGTTGTCTCAAAAACTGAATCATATTGTGGAATATTGTTaactttcccctttccttttacCTCCAGCCCCTTTTACACCTCCTGTAAAAACAGTTCTCCTGGGTTCTTTGAAGACACTTGAAGAATCCCACCCATTAAATTGTAGCTTTAAAACTAGTTTTGCTCTTTTGGCCCATTCAGTGATGAGGGTGAAGCTGAAATTAAGTGGGAATTTGGGTGCTGCTGGATTGAGCTTTTCTGTTAATGCTGACAGCTGAACGACTAACAGGATTCATCTTTCAGCAGAATTTTACAGAGTTGGAAGAGATGCCCTGGTTCAGAGCCATAGAAGAATTCAGCGATGCAGAAAATGTATCTGAATCAAAAAGAGATGATGATCATGATAAAGAAGTTTTGCCTAGAGTGATTGAAAAAACTGTTCTTCCCAAAATTACAGGTATGATAAGATTGTATTGAAATCATTCACTGCAGCTACACAATCAAAccttaaataaaaatgataatATCAAATAACGTCGGTGATATCACAATGCTCTAAGATGTAACGATTGTGTAGTTCCACAGAGTGGGGCTGAGGTGGCCTCTTCAAAATTATTGTGGGAGGCTGAGCTTTTTATATGTTTACTTCTGTTACATTGTAATGGCTTGAAACTGGGGCAGATAAGTAACTTGCATATTATGAATGAAAtaaattcctgttttttttcagcatttgtgAAGAGCGTGTGGGATCCTTTATCTACTTCACAGACAAAGAACCTCGTACAGCTTTGCAGTAACAtctttggaaaacaaatccTTGCCAAAAACGAGTCCAGCCGAGCAAGAGAGGTAAAAGCTGTGGTACCGAGAAAGGGGAACTTCACCCACTGTGTACTTCTATGTGTGCTCCTGTGGGCACTGAGGACATTCTCCTGAAGCTGTTTGGttctgatttctgttttgttttgccgCTTAGATGATTTAACAGTTAAACTTCCAGCTCTCTGATGCTCTCCTTGTTGAAGATGATGAGGCAGAAATCAGCTGCTGTCAGTAGAAAAATTCTGCCTGTATCTATCCAGAATCTGTTTGTGGGTCTAATCTTCCCTCACTGCAGTAACAATGATTTGCATTTAATTATCTTTTCAAATTTGAGCTTTATAGGCTAGTAATGCTTCAGTGGTGCATCCCTTAAGCTTTTATTTATAAAGTAGGCCTAGAATTTTAAAACTTGAGAATCCCCTAAGGTTAGTTACTTGGTGAGGAGGAAAACTACTATGTAATCCTAGCAATCCTTTAATAATTACTTTTATATACACAGTCTCTCTAGGAAGCCTTTCTTAGCCTGATTCTGGATTTATTCTGATGTTAAATCAGGAAGTTTATCTAGTGAAAATGGGATGGATTAAGTGCTGAAACGGGATGGATGTTTGGGCTCTGagtatgaaaagaaatattttaaagaaaatgtttatgcCTTCCAAAGTTTGCTGTTTTGAAACCATGGCCTAAAGTCAAGTGATACAACTGATCTTAGcaagaatttaaataaataggCTTGAAAAAAAAACTAGGTGGCAATCTATGGCACCTGAAAACATGTTGCTCAAAAATGCATGCTATCCTAGCTATGGTGATTTTTCTTTACATAGaatttaacatattttaatGGAGATCCATGTGTATAACTTGCTTTGGTTTTAATCTGTACAGTTTTCTTGCTGCCTTGCAGATTAATGTGCAAAAACAGGCCTCACCTAGGGATATAGCTTAGGGATATAGCAAAACCCTCTAGGCTAAGCCTATAGATAATTACAGCTGTGATTTGTCTgctgtttctattttttattcaaGGTCTCAATGTGTGTTATATACAAATGGCAGCTGCACTTATCTCTGAGATATCAGACCTCTGGATGAACTAAATAACCTTTGAGCTTGTTACAAATGGAATATGAAGGCTTTCTTCTGAGGACACattaataattcttttttaatagGATTTGATGAACACGGTTGTCCTAAGAATGAAGAAATCTGTAGAGGAAGATGTCTTTATTCCTCTTTATCCTAAAAGGTAAGCTAACCCTCTGGCTGTCttcagtttggatttttttttggttcctCTACCTTTGTCCCCTGCAGATGTAGATGAAATACTGTAGACATCCATATCTGAGAGATCAGATATCTGTTTATCTTCCTTTAAATCCagcaaaaaataatctttattttaactttttatttttcttcccatgaCCAGCACTGTGGAAGACAAGTCATCACTACGTTCAAAATTTCAAGAGAGACGGTTTTGGTCAGCTGTTAAGGTAGAGAAAATAGGgctggatttgttttgtttgtccTCTCTCAAATTCATTTCACTGGAAACATTAACATCCCAGAccatatttcagttttcctgcTATTCATGTTGCCTGTCCTCCTCCTTGGCTCAGAGCAGGTTAATTTTCAGGTAGCTTAACCTCAAGGTGTTTTACCTTCACAAACACAGCCTTACACCAGACTCAGAAATGACAGTTGTAAGGATTTTTAGTGATAGagacaacagaaaaaaccctcagTGCCTAATAATACTGATGAACTACAAAAAAACCTTTGTGATGCCACAAACTGTAGCATCATCATGTCATAAGGGACAGTCTGTGTGTCGTCTTGTCCTGAGCAGTTGATGTAACTTTTTCACTTCTCTCTTTGCTTCTCTGACAGTTTGCTTAGTTGCCTTCTGTACTTAGCAAATTGTTAAACCCCCTAGAAGGGTAAAAGTTTCTTCCCACCCTTGGGAGGTCATGTACAGACATACAGATAGATGCACTTGTAAAATTAATTAGGTTATTTACTCTATGCAGTTTATTAGTGGCTAACTGACCAGAAGTTTGAAGAGTGTAAATTCTAGAGTTTGAGGATTTGTACTGGATGCACGTATTACCTttctatgtttttcttttatgaaactTATAAGAGTTTTGGCACACTGAGAGCTAGCAGCTCTACAGATTCTTTGTTTCTGCATtactgcagctgctctccaaCGTTGTTCTTTGGGATGGGATTGTCCAGGAAGACAAGGTCCGTGATTTGGGCCTGAGCAAGCTGCTGAATCGTTACCTTCTGCTGAACATCCTGAACACACCTCTAGGGCCAGATACCATCAAAAAGTGTAATAAGGTAAAAGATAATGTTCGTTCCAGGAGGGTGTATGCTCAAAGCCTTTTGATTTTCATGAAGAGGGGCCAAAACTGAATTCCAACTGAAGatggaatatttaaaaacaaagaaaatgtaaacatataaaatattattttttttcttttaacaaccTTGCTGCATAAGACCATTTTAGAGCAAATATTGTCTGTAGGTTCTTAAGCATAACTACTTAGAGAGATAATCAATGTTggtttaaaggaaaaaacatgcTAACAATGACTGAACCTGCCAGAAGGTTCCTGTCAGAAATAATGTGACTTGGTTATATTGAAATGCTTGTTAGACTTTTTCCAAATACTGTGTTAACAGGTGGTTGCATGCCTCCCAGAAAGATGGTTCCAAGATCTCAAGGGTGGATCAACTCTCCCTGAATTACTGAACTTCAGCCAGCACTTGCTGCAGTGTGCCCGTGCGCTACACAAGGACAACCACAGGTGATGGATGAGACTGTCCTTGAGATTCAAGTGCTTCCCCAAATACTTTgtgttaaaattttttaaaattccttaaaCACCTTGTTATTTGACACTTTAAAGTATGCTCATgtcatgtatatatatatatatatatacctaaAAGAAAAGATGGAGTCTAACGTAAAGGAGCACTTGAGCAGTCCTTGTTTACTGTGAGAGTTTGAGATGGTTGACATTGTGTGCTGTTGATGATCAGGATAGCCAAGatcaggaaacaaaaattatagTTTAGACAGGTTAATAAAAGTGCtgctatattttaatttttttttttttattcttaaatagTGATGAAACAAAAGAAGTTCTTCTCCTGCTGGTGAAAATTGGAGCTTTGCATATTGTAGAAGACTTCATTGAAGAGCATAAGCTTGAACACTTTAAAGCAATGATTGGGAAATAGAAAGTTTTGAAGGAATGCTTACATTACTGAAACAAGCCACAGTGAACCAGTTCTAATATGAAATTTAATTAGTGGATCCTGCCTACTCAGAGGTAGTGGTAGTCACTCTCTTGGTATTAAATACATGAGGTGttttttcaaaatgtctttTACAGCCATCTACTCCTAGATTAGGGAATATTTAGAAATTGCAGTTGTCAAAGCATTGGTTCAGGCATTCTAAAATGTGTGACAGTGCTTTAGTGCTGTATCCTTCTTGAATGGAATCCTGCAAACTTGTGCCTGTGAACTTCACCACTGCTGGCCAGCAGACAGCTTGACAGGTTATTTTCAGTATTAATTGCCAAATACCATTCTGACTCTGCAGTCACTGAGCTCTTCTGACTTGTGGCCCACAGGGATTTTTGGTGGGGTTATTGTTCAGCCATTCCTAGTGAAAAGCATTCATGATGCCCCTGATACAGAAACAAGGGGGGTCAGTGTGCAGGTAAAGAATCAGGATTTTCATCACAGACACTGTGATAACAGAACAACTTACTTTCTAGTAACTGGAGTTCTAGAAAtctccctttgcttcccagtAAGCTCTACAGAACTTTACTTCTTCATCCTTATTAGGATATTATTTCTaatgttttgtaattttgtatATTTGCAATAAATATTGTTACAGAATAACAGGGATGTTTCATTGTAAAAATTGTAATGCATCACAGAATCTATGTTTGTGACTATTTCTCCAAAATCTTCTGGGAATAGAATTTAACTCTTGTAGACTTAATCTTTACGccttctttttatattttttttaagttaaaaagatatttttgtaaaatattttaattgtaaatAGGTTTGATCAGTATTACAgatgaaagattaaaaataatttggtttgtttttgaaaataaaatattttactgtggTAATGACTCTTACAGCTCAGTTCTTTAACATGtgacaaaatgtttttaagttGTATGAAAAAAAGCCCCTCCAGCTCCACTAACTTACAGCAGCTTCAGGACTTATGTTGCAAATAATGCTTTCTAATAATcagtttctgctgttttccatcTCAGAATGCCAACAAAAATGCAACTGCTGATCAGCAATCACCACAAGCTCATGATCTCATTGCTTTTCCCTTGTTCTGCTTTGCCTCATCCCAGCCTGTCTCTAGCACCAGCCTTGTGCCATGACAAATATGTAATTGATGTTCTGTCACAATTTAGCTCTGTAGATGTTTGTTTCTGGAAGAAAGATTCCTTGTAATGACTTGTAGGCGTTGAGAGGGCAGTGGACACTTGAGCCACAGAAATCTGTTCATGCTGAAATCTGGAAAGGTTAACTTTATTGTTGCTTTGCCCATCTATATACAAAACTTGACAACAGATCATCCATACAGtaaactaaaaatattaattttctcagGAATTCTAGAGTgcaaaatcccattatttttcaAGTTCTTCACTCAGTTCTTTCCGAatcttttcctctatttttgaAGTATCATATTCTCTCAGCATGTCAAACTCCAGCCATGGCTGGctccatttctgtgctgctttcattTTATGTTCTGGTAGCTCGAACTTGATTCCTTTTATATTGTATTTGGGTCTTTCCCACCGTTTTGACCATGGTTTAGGTTTCATTCGTACCTGCACCTAGaatgaaagattaaaaatttttaaaaccccaaaacaataaaaagtaCTGAGAGAGTAGATTTTTTATTATCTTAGCAAAAGGTGACAACTGCTGCTCTAACAGGAGGAAAGTAAGAGAAAACTGACGAATCTGTCAGTGTATTTAGTAACTACTAATTTATGATTGTTATTATAGTATCTTGTAACACTTTTTAATTAACACTGTCTTGATTTATCACAGAGTCCTTAACTGAAACATAAACTGAAGCTAACTCATCTTCTCTAGTTTTGCCccttattaagaaaaaaataaaagtagcacgagagggaaagggaggaattGCCACACTGAGTTTCTACACAACACTAGCAGGGTCTGATGGTTTCTGGATCTTCCCCAAGATGCAGATTTTAGGTGACTCTTCCATCTTTCTTACCTTGCTTCCTGACACCAAGCACTCCTGAATCACTAACTACATTAACAAAAACATTCCTGTAAGAAAAGCTTTCCCTTCTGCACAGTTCTACAGAGGAATGTGGAGGCTGCTCCTTTTTGTGTATCTTCAAAATGAACTCCAGAGGATGGTAGGTGTTTACATTCTCACCATTCTTTCATTATAGAAAATAGCACAAAGACTTGCAAGATTTTATCTACTTTTGTCACCCTGATGTAGcaaagagctgctccagcctgccagGATAAGTCATAAATAGAAGCTGTAAACAATGCTGTGCTTTGCCCCTGACACACATGGCTCCTACCTTGTTCACAGGGATTTCCTCGTGCTCCATGCGAGGCACAGGTTTCATGTTGACATCGACAGTGCTGTACTCGGGGAGGGCGTCCCGCAGGTACATCAGGTTATCATCCAGCCTCTTCTCCAGCTTCAGCACCTCGATGGCCTGGATGCGAGGGCTGTACAGTTCATAACAGATTTCAACCCCTTAGAGACAGAAAGACTGCTTTAATGCAACAAATTCAGGAGCAGAATTGCTTCAGTTACACATTTCTGTATCATTGCAAACTGCTGTTTAGtcctcagagcactgcagtgctgtgtgcagttGTGATTGTACTTGTGCACTGTGTCTGCACATTTCTTTGTAAATCAAATCTTTGAAGCCATTCTGTATAAGAGACTTGAATTAATTTAAGGAAGATGAGCTTGGGTTTTcaactttatttccttttggtTACAATGGCTGTTATTCATGCACCTCAGTGTAGGTGTAGTGTGTATGAAGAGACACCCACCCCTTTCATATTTGCCCTCAGAACTCCACTATTTGCACTGCCCCTGATTTTGTCATAATCCAGAATATGAACCTGTGATAAAACTCTTCTAATCTGTTGCTTATTAAAACAGTTCACACCTACATCCCTAGTTCATGAAAACACACAGTGCTCAAACTGGGCAGGTATTAACATAAACCCAGGCTCAGACATAAGCACAACCTTCACAAAATGTCTAAAAATTACTGTGCAATTCCATACCTTCAAGTACAGAGCATATCAGCATTTCTGTGTACTCAGTTTTAAACTTGCACACTACTCTAACAGGCAGATTCATACTTTCACTTCAATCTGCTGTTTTCCTCCCCACAGACTCAATTTCTACAACATAACACATTTTTTGCTGAACACTTGTGTCAcaagacatattttatgaaaaatcctttcgttaggatcttttctcctgagaagctgagaggcctcagaaacaaaatgtaaacaatgattatctgctgttgtggaatgcaggtgcatctttgattggtctcatgtggttgtttttaattaatggccaatcacagtctggCTGTCTcggactctggtcagtcacaagattttattatcattcttttttattccttgctagccttctgatgaaatcctttcttctattcttttagtaaggttttagtatataattttttaatataatatatattataaaataataaatcagccttctgaaactggagtcaagattctcatctcttccctcatgctgggacccctgtgaataCCACCACACACTTGCAGCACAATTAGCACATCTGCAGCCCCACCTTGGTCTTCTATGACATTGCGGAGGACAAAGGTGGCGCCGAGCCCGGTCCCTCCCCTCTGGATGCAGATCCCCACAAAGCGGCTGCTTTTGTCACCGGCCAGGGGATTCGCAGTCGTCACGGCCAGTATACTGCCTGCCAGAAAATGAATTAGAATTAATAGCTAGTATGTTAATTTAATGTGTTCATAAACAGTTAGTATGTGCCAAAATGTGGAAGGAATCAGGCAAAGTGCCTCAATTCAGGtgcattttgaaaatacttttgcttCCCATCAAAACtgccagaaacagaaaaaactgCAAAGGTGACCTGAATTAATATAGCCTGATACTGCAGGTTAACTGCAAACTTTcttcacctttattttttgctcTTCCCAATCCAAATTGAATATAATTAAtctaatgtattttttttccttagctctACTGGTAAACCATATGCTCAAGTGCCAGGATTGAAAAATATCCACATAAGGATCACATTAGGATTACTATTTTAATTAATCAGGATGTAAATATGAGATTAAAATATGAAGTGTTACATATAGAAACACATCCAGTTGATCTAACACACTTGAGACTTTATGTTTTATGCTATTCTACATATGACCACACCCCACACAATGTAAAATACTGCCAGAATCACAAAAGTTTTAGTGCTGACACTTACCAACATAGAATTCTGGGATGTTGAAAACTTTTCTTCTCTGTATCATATCCCTTCTTTCTATGTAGTATTTAAGAGgatcttttctccctctgggaGGTATAAATTCAGGGCTCAGGAACCTGTAAGAAAAGCCAAACTTTTAGAAGTATGAAACAAAAGCATTTGCATAAAAAATATGAGACAATTTCAAGTACTTGGCCTAAGAATTACTAGCTGTTGCCTTTTCAGAGATATGAACTGCAGTTCTCTGAAGTCACcaattttatttagttttgatgtctaaaaggattttttggtggggttttgggtttttatgtggcttttttgttgttgttcttttgaacagattttttcccaaaccagtAATACGTGTTGGTCTCAGAGGAGCTGACTGAAAGAGGCCAGTTCAATTAGTGCTGTCACAGCTTAGAAACAGGTTATTTCATGGTTTAATTGTAATCACCATGACTGAAAACTTACTATTTGTTGTCCTTAATAACAGATATGGAAGAATCTATTCCAGTTTTCACAAATTGATTCTGCAGGACACACCACATAAATGTCCTTTTGTGTTACAGAAGCTTAAACAGACGGGTAAAACTATTTTTTGCTACTAAAAAATTAAACCATGCCGAAGAATTTCCCCATTAACCTCAGTTATTGACTGCACAGCTGAGTGCATATTTCTTGACATTGAGTGAGAACCATTTCCAAGAGATATTTGGATGTGCTCACTCTGGTTTGGATGGCAAGACCACATGCCCTCAGAGCAGACAGATGAAGGTGAACTCAATTCAGTTGTACAGATGCATCTTAAAAGTCCTGGATCTGGCCAGGAGAGAAGTGCCCAACAGAGAGGAGGACAAATGCAAATCTGCCCTACAAACTTtatggggctgtgggggcagcaGAGGttctggctggtgctgctgcccacaggcagCAAACAACACCAAACCTCCTCATGATCTTCAAAGTGAGGTTTTGGAGGGGGCAGATGAATAATACAGTGCCACCACTTTTCCCccagacacagcactgcactATAAACCACTGGGTCATTTAAAGCTGTGCAAATTTGGTTTAAAACCCAGGCaggttgtggatgccccaaTCCTGGAGGTGTTCATGaacaggctggatgggacttggagcaagCTGCTCTAGTGGgaggtatccctgcccatggcagggggtgttggaatgagatgatctttaggtctcttccaacccaaacccttctgtgattccatgaaatgGGTTGAGGTGACATCAAAAGTACCCAGAATGAGACATCTCATGAAGGCTACCAGAGATATCAGGTCCCTGTCACAACCAGCACTGAAGTCCAAGGCAAAGGCAGACACAGgacctgtgtcactgtcacaaaGACATGCCTTTAACAGACATGATCTCCCACATTAACCCCAAATCTGCAAAACTATTTACTGCtctatggttttttttccatgtttcatTGCTTTCAGGAACTCCAGAAACAGTATTTTAAGGTGCTTTGAGCATATTCCAACTCAAATGTCTTTGCTAGAATTTTACAAactgtgttgttttttcttttttgttataGTAATTCCTTGATTCTTTAAGTGAGTGCTCACACAGTGAGAGCCCGAGCACGGCAGGTGAGCAGCGGGACACCCTCACCTGCTCTCCTCCTTCTTCGTCTTCCTGTCGATAATGACGGGCTTCGGAGGCGGCTGGAATTTCGGTGGCTTTCCATCGCTGCTCCCTCGATACCCCGATAAAGAAAAACACCCTGTAAAATACAACAGAACGTTTAACACACCCGTGATTTCAAGTTTAACCTCTCCCCACCAAAGCAGGGCATGGCACCACAACCCGCCCGCCAGGCCAGGAGCCTCCTCCCCCCCGCTCTGTGGGCCcgggagggcaggaggagggcgCGGGGCCCGGGAGAGGATCGGAGGAGGCTCGGGGGTGAGGGCGAGGGCCCGGGAGGTGCTCACGGCCGGGCAGGGCGATGGCGGCACCCCTCGACACCAGCCTCCCACAGGCGGCCGCCATGACAGCTGCGGCGCGGCCGCTACGGCGAGCGCGGGGGGACAAAGCGCGGCGGGACGGAGAGCGGGGACGGTGCCGCCTCACGGGGCGGTGCCAaactggagcaggtttgggtgGGATAGCGGGAGGGAATTCCTCGCTGAGAGGGTGGCGAGGCCCTGGAACGGGCTGCCCGGAGAAGCTGTGGgcttccatccctggaagcgttcCAGGCCGGCTTGGAAGGGGCTGGTTttgtgggaggtgtccctgccccaggcaggggctggaagggacGTTACATCCCAGCCCGTTCTGTGATTTGGGGATGAAGGGGAACAGAGCGGCCCCTTTCGCCTCCACCCCTCAGGGCGATTCGGGGGTGGCAGGAggccccagagcaggggagaggggcaggggctggccctGGATGCGGAGCTGGGGCTCCCGGTGCATCCCCGGCATCATCACAACTCAGCACAGGCACACTGTAGGAGCTCCTTGGACATCACAGAGGTTATGAATTCACCAGAGGTTATGAATTCTGGCTTTGCCACGTGAAAGTGGTGGTGTGTTTTCCAGGAACACacttctgtgtgttttcatgATAAAAGCACTCAACTAAAATTTTTTTTCGAGGCCATTCTGTCCATAATTCAGATATCCTGCAGTCCCAGTGCTTTTCACCAAGATTAGTTTAGAAATTATTATATGCAAAAGTACTGTTGAGATATCTTTAATATGTTTGTGTCAGTCAGGTTTCCTTGGCCATCAGTCTGGATTCAATTAGTGCCTacagaggcaggaggaaggtGAATTGTAAATGCAGGTCTATAAATAACACCCCGCAGTTTAAACTTTGCAGAGATTCGCTTCAAAATATCCCTGACCCCATGAGCTAATTAGATCCATCATGTTATCCGTGATGTTCCCCCAACCTTATTGTTTGCAGATGACTGCCCAAGCCCCCTCATTAACACGAATAATTTCCTACTTTGTGATCTGGTGCTTGGCTTCTCAACTGTGCTTCAGC
Above is a genomic segment from Zonotrichia leucophrys gambelii isolate GWCS_2022_RI chromosome 3, RI_Zleu_2.0, whole genome shotgun sequence containing:
- the MRPL19 gene encoding large ribosomal subunit protein bL19m, which produces MEAHSFSGQPVPGPRHPLSEEFPPAIPPKPAPVWHRPVRRHRPRSPSRRALSPRARRSGRAAAVMAAACGRLVSRGAAIALPGRCFSLSGYRGSSDGKPPKFQPPPKPVIIDRKTKKEESRFLSPEFIPPRGRKDPLKYYIERRDMIQRRKVFNIPEFYVGSILAVTTANPLAGDKSSRFVGICIQRGGTGLGATFVLRNVIEDQGVEICYELYSPRIQAIEVLKLEKRLDDNLMYLRDALPEYSTVDVNMKPVPRMEHEEIPVNKVQVRMKPKPWSKRWERPKYNIKGIKFELPEHKMKAAQKWSQPWLEFDMLREYDTSKIEEKIRKELSEELEK